A section of the Candidatus Neomarinimicrobiota bacterium genome encodes:
- a CDS encoding peptidylprolyl isomerase gives MLPLILFFGCDERPPELAVIETEFGNMVIKFYEDSAPQHVESFRILAGEGYFDGTTFHRVIPGFVIQGGDPNSKDSDRGNDGQGGRAGKFYGIGDEDNSTSWMLPAEFNDRPHSRGALSMARSRDPDSAGSQFFICVQPIPRLDGQYTVFGQVVRGLEVMDKIVNVETPRKFDSNYRRADGDNPQKPVRMKVYLTTAEMLSIELTEDV, from the coding sequence ATGCTGCCGTTGATCCTATTTTTCGGTTGCGACGAGCGGCCACCGGAACTGGCTGTTATCGAAACAGAATTCGGGAATATGGTTATCAAGTTCTACGAAGATTCAGCCCCACAACATGTTGAAAGTTTTAGGATATTGGCGGGCGAAGGCTACTTTGATGGCACTACTTTTCACCGCGTAATTCCCGGGTTTGTGATTCAGGGTGGCGATCCGAATTCGAAGGACTCAGACAGGGGCAATGATGGTCAGGGGGGAAGGGCGGGCAAGTTCTACGGCATCGGCGACGAGGACAACAGTACCTCATGGATGCTCCCTGCCGAATTCAACGATCGTCCTCATTCAAGGGGTGCTCTCTCAATGGCCCGCAGCCGGGATCCCGACAGTGCCGGCAGTCAATTCTTCATCTGTGTTCAACCGATACCCCGACTGGATGGACAGTACACCGTTTTTGGGCAGGTTGTTCGCGGACTTGAGGTGATGGATAAGATTGTAAATGTTGAAACACCGAGAAAGTTTGACTCAAACTACAGAAGAGCCGACGGCGATAATCCTCAGAAACCGGTTAGAATGAAAGTCTACCTAACCACTGCTGAGATGCTCAGTATTGAACTTACGGAAGATGTATGA
- the pyrE gene encoding orotate phosphoribosyltransferase, with protein sequence MSELIELMKETGAILEGHFRLTSARHSDVYIEKFRLLERPDIVEEIGAMMAEPYSGEQIEVVFGAAIGGILLSSAAARKLGTKGIFAERSDGELALRRGFHIDPGTTVLVVEDIVTTGGSVRELLQIAEDHGATVAGVACLADRTERGVDFGCPTTALVHYPAVSWEPDACPLCMKDVPLTTRGRTGK encoded by the coding sequence ATGAGTGAACTGATTGAATTGATGAAAGAGACAGGCGCCATCCTTGAGGGCCATTTTCGGCTCACCTCAGCCCGCCACAGTGATGTTTACATTGAGAAATTCCGGCTCCTGGAGCGTCCTGATATCGTGGAGGAAATTGGCGCCATGATGGCCGAACCGTATAGCGGCGAGCAGATTGAAGTGGTGTTCGGGGCGGCCATAGGGGGAATCCTTTTGAGCAGCGCCGCCGCCAGAAAACTGGGCACTAAAGGTATATTCGCTGAGCGTTCCGACGGTGAACTGGCACTGAGGCGCGGGTTCCACATAGATCCCGGAACGACGGTTCTGGTGGTAGAAGATATCGTGACCACTGGCGGTTCCGTGCGCGAGCTACTGCAGATCGCGGAGGATCACGGCGCCACCGTTGCCGGCGTGGCATGTCTCGCTGATCGTACCGAAAGGGGCGTCGATTTCGGCTGCCCCACAACAGCACTGGTACACTATCCCGCTGTTTCCTGGGAACCTGATGCATGTCCCCTCTGTATGAAAGACGTTCCTCTGACCACTAGGGGTAGAACAGGGAAATGA
- the pyrF gene encoding orotidine-5'-phosphate decarboxylase has protein sequence MNSFSNILLDHLERSNSRLCVGLDIDTDRLSYPSSSTLDDLKDYVRKVIDATLDSAAAYKVNFAFYERHGGDGYHWLEEVVRQIDGRRLVIADAKRGDIANSAKHYATAILGEMGFDAVTVSPYMGRDAIEPFLNRPDKGAFVLCVTSNEGATDLQLQRTGDGFIYEKVVSLVSELNQSDNCGLVVGATRSEMISDVRRTAGDVPFLIPGVGVQGGDLEASVRAGNEGGVALINVSRAIMYAGDQSEFAIRKAAEDYCTRINATLE, from the coding sequence GTGAACTCTTTCTCGAATATTCTTCTTGATCACTTGGAAAGGTCAAATTCCCGTCTTTGCGTAGGGCTGGACATTGATACCGACCGCCTTTCCTACCCCTCTTCATCCACGCTCGATGACCTGAAGGATTACGTGCGCAAAGTCATCGATGCCACCTTGGATTCAGCCGCTGCCTACAAGGTCAACTTTGCCTTCTACGAGCGCCACGGTGGAGACGGCTACCACTGGCTGGAAGAGGTGGTGCGTCAGATTGACGGCCGCCGATTGGTCATCGCCGATGCAAAACGGGGTGATATCGCCAACTCAGCAAAGCATTACGCGACGGCAATTCTCGGTGAAATGGGTTTCGACGCGGTAACTGTCAGTCCGTATATGGGGAGAGATGCGATTGAGCCGTTCCTCAACCGGCCCGATAAGGGGGCATTCGTCCTCTGTGTGACGTCAAATGAGGGGGCGACAGATTTACAGTTGCAGAGGACAGGCGATGGATTCATCTACGAAAAAGTTGTTTCGCTGGTATCAGAACTGAATCAATCGGATAACTGCGGGCTTGTAGTGGGCGCCACCAGAAGCGAAATGATTTCAGACGTGAGGCGAACGGCAGGCGATGTGCCGTTTCTGATTCCCGGCGTGGGGGTTCAGGGAGGTGATCTGGAGGCGAGCGTTCGAGCTGGCAATGAAGGCGGGGTCGCCCTTATAAACGTCTCCCGCGCCATCATGTATGCGGGGGATCAGAGCGAATTCGCCATACGGAAGGCGGCTGAGGATTATTGTACAAGAATCAACGCTACACTGGAGTGA
- a CDS encoding sodium/solute symporter (Members of the Solute:Sodium Symporter (SSS), TC 2.A.21 as described in tcdb.org, catalyze solute:Na+ symport. Known solutes for members of the family include sugars, amino acids, nucleosides, inositols, vitamins, urea or anions, depending on the system.), whose amino-acid sequence MSQTIVGTGLDQAVIIIYFVAVLLFGSYFGRYAKTTSDFFFGGRRYAWWLITISIVATGVGSHSFVKYSSKAFQYGFSSTMTYMNDWFFVPFFMFGWLPIIIYSRVRSIPEYFERRFNFTARFLATIMILLYMIGYIAIGFLTLATALYKIMGLPLMGTVIVIAVLTAVYMHFGGQTSVIFTDLLQGLILLFAGLFLFLLGIDYLGGFDIFWGALSSEQKLPLAPFNYPPDFNFVGIFWQDGIAGSIGFLFMNQGLIMRFMACKSVNEGRKAATMNILVVLPISAIVVSNAGWIGRAIVSVFPGQIDPNLNPNDVFVIVTNLVAKPGVFGFIIAALSAALMSTVDTLVNASANVFVNDLYRPFVKKEHSDKHFLEIARWTSVGVTALSVILVPVFNSFGTIYEAHGWFHSTFTPPLIVAVFLGIFWKRFTSAAVIATFTIGAGLMILGQVFPQLIAPFDHGIEMMPGRPYIYIGALYNIVVCAVVGVAVSLVTKPKNPEDIKGLSIFDVANAREYFKGSKPNDREGKKVLVQYRIVEDQEDVIRFSRNDLERMAADPGDLVYIMDKRKWMGGLKSIHSVYGTPHDEDGIVYVTEEQRKSGMFVEGRLLEAEKEM is encoded by the coding sequence ATGAGCCAGACAATCGTCGGTACCGGTTTGGATCAGGCTGTTATCATCATCTATTTTGTTGCGGTGTTGTTATTTGGCAGTTACTTTGGCCGCTACGCGAAAACGACGTCGGATTTCTTCTTCGGCGGGAGGCGATATGCCTGGTGGTTGATTACCATTTCCATTGTAGCTACAGGTGTCGGTTCACACAGCTTCGTCAAGTATTCTTCCAAGGCGTTCCAGTACGGTTTTTCATCCACCATGACCTACATGAACGACTGGTTCTTCGTCCCTTTTTTCATGTTCGGCTGGCTACCGATCATCATCTATTCCCGGGTCCGCTCTATCCCTGAGTACTTCGAGCGGCGGTTCAACTTCACAGCCCGTTTCCTCGCTACGATCATGATTCTACTCTATATGATCGGCTACATCGCCATCGGTTTTCTCACTCTGGCTACGGCACTCTACAAGATCATGGGTCTGCCGTTGATGGGCACTGTCATCGTCATCGCAGTGCTAACCGCTGTATACATGCATTTTGGAGGTCAGACATCAGTTATTTTCACCGATCTTCTTCAAGGATTGATCTTGCTGTTTGCGGGCCTGTTTCTGTTTTTGTTGGGGATCGACTATTTAGGGGGATTCGACATATTCTGGGGCGCGCTCTCATCCGAACAAAAGCTGCCGCTGGCGCCCTTCAATTACCCGCCGGACTTTAATTTTGTAGGCATTTTCTGGCAGGACGGCATAGCCGGCTCCATCGGTTTCCTGTTTATGAATCAGGGGCTGATCATGCGCTTCATGGCCTGCAAGAGCGTCAATGAAGGCCGAAAAGCTGCTACTATGAACATCCTGGTTGTTCTACCCATCTCCGCGATTGTTGTCTCCAATGCAGGCTGGATTGGTCGTGCGATCGTGAGTGTATTTCCGGGGCAGATTGATCCCAATTTGAATCCCAATGATGTATTTGTGATTGTCACGAATCTGGTGGCGAAACCGGGTGTTTTTGGATTCATTATCGCCGCGCTCAGTGCTGCACTGATGTCCACTGTGGATACGCTGGTAAATGCTTCAGCGAATGTATTTGTGAATGATTTGTACCGCCCGTTTGTGAAGAAGGAGCACAGCGACAAACATTTCCTCGAGATTGCCCGTTGGACCTCGGTAGGAGTGACAGCGCTGAGTGTGATCCTGGTGCCTGTTTTCAATTCCTTTGGCACCATCTATGAAGCCCACGGCTGGTTCCATTCTACATTTACTCCGCCTCTCATCGTAGCTGTGTTCCTCGGTATTTTCTGGAAACGCTTCACGTCAGCCGCCGTCATTGCCACATTCACCATCGGCGCTGGACTCATGATCTTGGGGCAGGTTTTCCCGCAATTGATCGCACCCTTTGATCACGGCATTGAGATGATGCCCGGCAGACCGTACATCTACATAGGTGCGCTTTACAATATCGTGGTGTGTGCCGTCGTTGGCGTAGCTGTGAGCCTCGTGACGAAGCCGAAGAACCCTGAAGACATTAAAGGTCTGTCAATATTTGACGTGGCGAACGCCAGGGAATACTTCAAGGGCAGTAAACCGAATGATCGTGAAGGAAAAAAAGTTCTGGTGCAGTATAGAATTGTTGAAGATCAGGAAGATGTGATCCGCTTCTCGCGTAACGACTTGGAAAGAATGGCCGCCGATCCGGGTGATTTGGTATACATCATGGATAAGAGAAAGTGGATGGGTGGCTTGAAGTCCATTCATTCAGTTTACGGTACACCGCATGATGAGGACGGTATCGTTTATGTCACCGAAGAGCAGCGAAAGAGCGGCATGTTTGTGGAAGGCAGGCTTTTGGAAGCTGAGAAGGAAATGTAG
- a CDS encoding HIT domain-containing protein, producing the protein MKRLWAPWRIEYIRQLKEDGCIFCDKPADSDDREMLILYRGKLSFVMMNLYPYNNAHLMIAPYEHVADPMDISLDSKMEIMALTDSSTRILKKLMNPEGFNFGANFGASAGAGIEEHIHYHLVPRWQGDTNYMPVLGHTKVQVQGLTETYDELKPEFKRL; encoded by the coding sequence ATGAAAAGACTTTGGGCTCCCTGGCGAATTGAGTACATCCGCCAGCTTAAGGAAGACGGTTGCATTTTTTGCGACAAGCCGGCCGATAGTGACGATCGTGAAATGTTGATCCTTTACAGGGGTAAACTGAGTTTCGTTATGATGAATCTGTATCCTTATAACAACGCTCATCTCATGATCGCACCTTATGAACACGTGGCCGATCCGATGGATATTTCCCTTGACAGCAAAATGGAAATAATGGCGTTGACGGATAGTTCCACGAGGATACTTAAGAAACTGATGAATCCCGAGGGATTTAACTTCGGAGCTAACTTTGGCGCTTCCGCAGGAGCTGGGATAGAAGAACACATTCACTATCACCTGGTTCCCCGCTGGCAGGGCGATACAAACTACATGCCTGTACTCGGTCATACGAAGGTGCAGGTGCAGGGTCTTACGGAGACTTACGACGAACTGAAGCCGGAGTTCAAGCGGCTCTGA